One Bacillus amyloliquefaciens DSM 7 = ATCC 23350 DNA window includes the following coding sequences:
- a CDS encoding Glu/Leu/Phe/Val family dehydrogenase — MSANPLSKSNQKDEEKEVLNLFLSTQSIIKEALRKLGYPDNMYELMKEPMRLLTVRIPVKMDNGSVQVFTGYRSQHNDAVGPTKGGVRFHPEVSEEEVKALSIWMTLKCGITNLPYGGGKGGIICDPRTMSFGELERLSRGYVRAISQIVGPTKDIPAPDVYTNSQIMAWMMDEYSRLREFDSPGFITGKPIVLGGSQGRETATAQGVTICIEEAVKKKGIPLENARIIIQGFGNAGSFLAKFMHDAGAKVIGISDAHGALYDPDGLDVDYLLDKRDSFGTVTNLFSDIITNRELLEKDCDILVPAAISNQITAENAHNIKASIIVEAANGPTTIDATKILNERGVLLVPDILASAGGVTVSYFEWVQNNQGFYWSAEEVAGKLRSVMVNSFESIYQTAHTHKVDMRLAAYMTGIRKSAEAARFRGWV; from the coding sequence ATGTCAGCCAACCCGCTTTCTAAAAGCAATCAGAAAGATGAAGAAAAAGAAGTTCTTAATTTGTTCTTGTCAACACAATCGATCATTAAGGAAGCCCTGCGTAAACTGGGGTATCCCGATAATATGTATGAATTAATGAAAGAGCCGATGCGGCTTTTGACCGTCCGCATTCCGGTCAAAATGGACAATGGCTCAGTACAGGTTTTCACGGGCTATCGTTCACAGCATAATGATGCGGTCGGCCCGACAAAAGGGGGCGTGCGGTTTCACCCTGAAGTCAGTGAAGAAGAGGTCAAGGCGCTTTCCATCTGGATGACTTTAAAATGCGGCATCACAAATCTTCCTTACGGGGGCGGAAAAGGAGGCATCATCTGTGATCCGCGGACGATGTCATTCGGGGAGCTGGAACGGCTGAGCCGCGGATATGTGCGGGCGATCAGCCAGATCGTCGGCCCGACAAAGGATATTCCGGCTCCCGACGTATATACCAACTCGCAGATTATGGCGTGGATGATGGACGAATACAGCCGGCTGAGAGAATTTGATTCACCGGGATTCATTACGGGCAAACCGATCGTTCTCGGCGGTTCACAGGGGCGGGAAACGGCGACCGCGCAAGGCGTCACGATTTGTATTGAGGAAGCCGTTAAGAAAAAAGGGATTCCATTGGAAAATGCGCGCATCATCATTCAAGGGTTCGGAAATGCCGGAAGTTTTCTCGCTAAATTTATGCATGACGCGGGCGCCAAGGTGATCGGCATCTCAGACGCCCACGGCGCTTTGTATGATCCTGACGGCCTTGACGTTGATTACCTGCTGGATAAGCGGGACAGCTTCGGCACGGTGACGAATCTTTTCTCAGATATCATAACGAATCGGGAGCTGCTGGAGAAAGACTGTGATATTCTCGTGCCTGCCGCGATCTCCAATCAGATTACGGCTGAAAACGCTCATAACATTAAAGCCTCGATCATTGTGGAAGCGGCGAACGGGCCGACAACGATCGACGCCACGAAAATCCTGAATGAAAGAGGCGTGCTTCTTGTGCCGGATATTTTGGCAAGCGCGGGCGGCGTGACAGTGTCTTATTTTGAATGGGTGCAGAATAATCAGGGATTTTACTGGTCAGCGGAGGAAGTCGCCGGAAAACTGCGCAGTGTTATGGTGAATTCATTTGAATCCATTTATCAGACAGCGCATACCCACAAGGTCGATATGCGTTTGGCCGCATATATGACAGGCATCAGAAAATCGGCTGAAGCCGCCCGTTTCCGCGGCTGGGTATAA
- the bslB gene encoding biofilm surface layer hydrophobin BslB: MLKRKSFSAFFISAAVFLAVFLPSFHANAQSAVIEAKTINSTKEYATSDIEVTYKPNALLAVGAIEFQFPDGFNATVRDSVNGRTLKETQILNYGKTVRLPLTLDLLGATEYNLVLVRKNLPRAGTYTIKGDYVNGLGAGSLYAETKLVIDPR; this comes from the coding sequence ATGTTAAAAAGAAAATCATTTTCTGCTTTTTTCATCAGTGCTGCTGTATTTTTAGCTGTGTTCTTGCCATCTTTTCATGCGAATGCCCAATCTGCCGTTATTGAAGCGAAAACCATCAACAGTACGAAAGAATACGCGACGTCTGATATTGAAGTCACATACAAGCCGAATGCGCTGCTTGCCGTCGGTGCCATTGAATTTCAATTTCCCGACGGGTTCAACGCCACTGTGAGGGACTCTGTAAACGGAAGAACATTGAAAGAAACGCAAATTCTCAACTATGGAAAAACGGTCAGACTCCCGCTTACCCTTGACTTGCTGGGAGCGACTGAATACAATCTCGTTCTGGTGCGTAAAAACCTTCCGCGCGCCGGCACGTATACAATCAAAGGCGATTACGTAAACGGTTTGGGTGCCGGCAGTCTTTACGCCGAAACAAAACTGGTCATTGACCCGCGTTAA
- a CDS encoding dTDP-4-dehydrorhamnose 3,5-epimerase family protein — MIEGVKIKKLIKHSDDRGFFSELVRDDEQLLEHFGQASWSKSYPGVIKAFHYHEKQDDLWFFPTGHAQVVLHDLREESATKGETDVYYMGEDNPMLLLIPKGVAHGYRVLGETPLTIIYFTTMSYNPDQPDEKRIPWNDETIGFDWKTAHR; from the coding sequence GTGATCGAAGGCGTAAAAATCAAAAAGCTGATCAAACACAGTGACGACCGAGGTTTTTTCTCAGAACTCGTCCGTGACGATGAACAACTTCTGGAACATTTCGGGCAGGCTTCCTGGTCAAAAAGCTATCCCGGCGTCATTAAAGCGTTTCACTATCATGAGAAACAGGATGACCTGTGGTTTTTCCCGACGGGCCATGCCCAAGTCGTGCTGCATGACCTTCGCGAAGAGTCAGCAACCAAGGGAGAAACGGATGTCTACTACATGGGAGAAGACAATCCGATGCTGCTTCTCATTCCCAAAGGAGTCGCGCACGGTTACAGAGTGCTGGGAGAAACCCCGCTGACTATTATTTATTTTACGACAATGTCCTATAATCCGGATCAGCCTGACGAAAAAAGAATCCCGTGGAATGATGAAACCATCGGATTTGACTGGAAGACGGCTCATCGGTAG
- the rfbD gene encoding dTDP-4-dehydrorhamnose reductase — protein MTKVLVTGAAGQLGRELCRRLKQEGYEVIALTKAMMNISDQQSVRHSFSHYKPDIVVNTAAYTSVDKCETELDKAYLINGIGAYYTSLEAENTGARFIHISTDYVFSGKGTRPSHTDDPADPGTIYGKSKKLGEELIRLTGKNHTIIRTSWVYGSGGNNFVNTMLKLADTHDQVRVVNDQVGAPTYTKDLAETVIGLFDRPPGTYHAANSGVCSWYEFAKAIFEESGRTADVLPVTTEEYGNKTPRPAYSVLSLESIERQGLGMRHWRDALRDYLQREGQCK, from the coding sequence TTGACAAAGGTATTAGTAACCGGAGCGGCCGGCCAGCTGGGGCGGGAGTTATGCCGCCGACTGAAGCAGGAAGGGTATGAAGTGATCGCCCTGACAAAAGCGATGATGAATATATCCGACCAGCAATCGGTGCGGCACTCGTTCAGCCATTACAAGCCGGATATCGTCGTCAATACGGCGGCATACACCTCCGTTGACAAATGTGAAACGGAGCTCGACAAAGCGTATTTAATAAACGGAATCGGAGCCTATTATACATCGCTTGAGGCTGAAAATACCGGAGCGAGATTTATTCACATCAGCACCGATTACGTCTTCAGCGGCAAAGGAACACGGCCTTCTCACACAGATGATCCCGCAGACCCCGGAACGATTTACGGAAAAAGCAAAAAACTCGGCGAAGAACTGATCCGGTTAACGGGAAAAAACCACACCATTATCAGAACATCGTGGGTGTACGGCAGCGGCGGGAACAACTTTGTCAATACGATGCTGAAGCTTGCGGATACACATGATCAAGTGCGTGTCGTAAACGATCAAGTCGGCGCACCGACCTACACAAAGGATTTAGCCGAAACGGTGATCGGTCTCTTTGACAGGCCGCCGGGCACGTACCACGCCGCAAACAGCGGAGTGTGCAGCTGGTATGAATTCGCCAAGGCCATTTTTGAAGAAAGCGGCAGGACCGCCGATGTGCTGCCCGTCACGACGGAGGAATACGGAAATAAGACGCCCCGTCCCGCTTACTCGGTGTTAAGCCTTGAGTCGATTGAACGGCAGGGGCTTGGCATGAGGCATTGGCGGGATGCGCTGCGGGATTATTTACAAAGGGAGGGACAGTGCAAGTGA
- the rfbB gene encoding dTDP-glucose 4,6-dehydratase: MPKSYLITGGAGFIGLTFTNMMLKETDAQITVLDNLTYASRPLEIEALKKNGRFRFIKGDISKKEDIDKAFSQMYDAVIHFAAESHVDRSINQAEPFITTNVMGTYRLADAVLQGKAGRLIHISTDEVYGDLGPDDPAFTETTPLSPNNPYSASKASSDLLVMSYVKTHKLPAIITRCSNNYGPYQHHEKMIPTIIRHAVNGTPVPLYGDGMQIRDWLFAEDHCRAIKLVLEKGTLGEIYNIGGGNERTNKDLAAFIMKELGVEGRFAHVEDRKGHDRRYAINATKLKQELGWRQDVTFEEGMRRTIRWYTGSQD; this comes from the coding sequence ATGCCAAAATCATATTTAATTACAGGCGGCGCCGGATTTATCGGCCTCACCTTTACAAACATGATGCTGAAAGAAACGGACGCGCAGATTACCGTCCTGGATAATCTCACGTATGCAAGCAGGCCGCTTGAAATAGAAGCCTTAAAAAAGAACGGCCGTTTCCGTTTTATTAAAGGTGACATCTCTAAAAAAGAGGACATCGACAAAGCCTTTTCCCAAATGTATGACGCCGTCATTCATTTTGCGGCTGAATCTCATGTGGACAGAAGCATAAATCAGGCAGAGCCGTTTATCACAACAAATGTGATGGGCACATACCGACTGGCCGACGCGGTGTTACAGGGAAAGGCCGGCAGACTGATTCATATTTCAACTGACGAGGTGTACGGAGATTTGGGGCCGGATGATCCCGCTTTTACGGAGACGACGCCGCTTTCGCCGAATAATCCGTATTCCGCAAGCAAGGCAAGCTCAGACCTGCTCGTCATGTCCTATGTGAAAACCCATAAGCTTCCCGCCATCATTACGAGATGCAGCAACAATTACGGGCCTTATCAGCATCACGAGAAAATGATTCCGACCATTATCAGACACGCCGTAAACGGCACGCCGGTTCCGCTGTACGGCGACGGGATGCAGATCAGAGACTGGCTGTTTGCCGAAGATCATTGCCGCGCCATTAAACTTGTACTGGAAAAAGGAACGCTCGGCGAAATTTACAATATCGGCGGCGGAAATGAACGGACGAATAAAGATCTGGCGGCTTTTATCATGAAGGAGCTCGGAGTCGAGGGACGGTTTGCCCATGTCGAAGACAGAAAAGGGCATGACCGCCGTTACGCCATCAATGCCACAAAGCTGAAACAAGAGCTGGGCTGGCGGCAGGACGTAACGTTTGAAGAAGGAATGAGAAGAACCATTCGCTGGTATACAGGCAGCCAAGACTAA
- a CDS encoding sugar phosphate nucleotidyltransferase — MKGVILAGGTGSRLMPLTKAVNKHLLPVGPYPMIYWSIMKLEEAGIKDILLITQKEYIPQFHKLLENGEELGVSITYQVQPAASGISDALSYAKRFTGRDPFVLLLGDNIFEDSLKPYTERFAQQGKGAKVLLKEVDDPERFGIAEIDEKNKRIKSIIEKPEQPPTSLCVTGIYMYDAEVFSYIDQISPSKRGELEITDVNNLYIEHSELTYDVLKGWWVDAGTHESLCLAGSLAQQAIQKGQEH, encoded by the coding sequence GTGAAAGGTGTTATCTTAGCCGGAGGCACCGGCTCACGCCTTATGCCGCTGACGAAAGCGGTCAATAAGCATTTACTCCCTGTCGGTCCATATCCGATGATTTACTGGTCGATCATGAAGCTGGAAGAAGCGGGAATTAAGGATATATTGCTGATTACGCAAAAAGAGTATATTCCGCAATTTCATAAACTTCTTGAAAACGGAGAAGAGCTCGGCGTCTCGATCACATATCAGGTTCAGCCCGCCGCATCCGGCATTTCGGACGCTTTATCGTACGCAAAACGGTTCACCGGACGCGACCCGTTCGTTCTGCTTTTAGGAGATAATATTTTTGAAGATTCATTAAAACCTTATACGGAACGCTTCGCACAGCAGGGAAAAGGAGCGAAAGTGCTGCTGAAGGAAGTTGATGATCCTGAGCGCTTCGGCATCGCCGAGATTGATGAAAAAAACAAACGGATCAAGTCGATCATTGAAAAGCCGGAGCAGCCGCCGACCAGCCTATGCGTCACAGGGATCTACATGTATGACGCCGAAGTGTTTTCTTATATTGATCAAATTTCCCCTTCAAAACGCGGCGAGCTGGAAATTACGGATGTCAATAATTTATACATTGAACACAGTGAGCTGACGTATGATGTGTTAAAGGGCTGGTGGGTGGATGCGGGCACGCATGAATCGCTCTGCCTCGCCGGAAGCCTGGCGCAACAGGCGATACAGAAAGGACAGGAACATTAA